gacacaatgtagcacagcctaagcagctcagcattcctcatctcagcactagcagctcagtccaggcctttggagatgcagaaagaagtcaccccggggaaagttgttggaacccagggccctggagagaagaccagcagagaccatcttgtgccttccacgtaagaaagaacctcagtggaaagttagctgcctttcctctgaagaaccaacaaaataaatccccttttattaaaatccaatccatctctggtgtgttgcattctggcagctagcaaactagaacacaggtctGAAATGTCTTCAGACCCTGAGGACCCCGAAATGCTGAACATCTCCCTTTTGGAGGTTGTCTTGGGCAGACACCCCAGGTGGCGGGGGCTAGGAGAGTGCTGACGCAGCTCCTCACAGAGAAACTCCTGGACCAGCTCCCTGACTTACTTCAATCTGGTGAGATGATTTGCACCAACTTGTATTCCTTTGCTGTCTCCAGATCCAAGTGGTATCCATTCAGGGCTTTGAGGATCACAGCCAGAGCCCTGTCATGGCAGGTGATCTGGCCATATCGGGGGACAGGCCATCAGGACATGGGTTCTGGAGCTGGCTCCCAcaagggcagtggcaggggcccTGCTGGAGCTGTCTCAGCAGGGAGCCCAGGGCTCAAAGACCCACCCCCGTTGGGTCTGGGTGTAGAGTAGCCCCACTGCCCTCTGCTGCTCCCCTCATAGGCCTCCATGGAAGGAGGGCCCTTTCCAATCATTCCATCCCATTTCCTGCAAGAAAGGCATGTCTCCCTTACAGGTCACTGCCCTAGAGCTGAGCCCCTTGCCTCTGATCCTTGGCCTGCTCAGCTCCTACTGGCTTCCAGACATCACCCTATAACAGGGTGTTGGGGACAGATGTGGCCACTCGGGGCCAGCTCCTCCCACCCCTCCGTGGGCATCTCTTTTCTCCCTGAGATTTGTCCTCTTGAACAGGCCACTCAAAGATGACAGAATTAGTGACTTGAGAACAGACATCTAGTCTAAGCCTGGATGTCAGCAAGGAAGAGGAGCTGGATGTCCAGAAGTCTACTGCGTGCCAGGTATGTGGTGGTTGAGGGGACCCATTCCAGTGCCAAGCCCTGAGCTTGGGCAGAGCTCAGAGAAAGAGTCATACTAGTGACATCTCGATACACCCACCCAAACTCCAGTCTAAAACTGAACTGCAGAGCTGGGCATATGTCTAATCCAGCACCTCAGGCAGCCTTTGTGCAGGTCGGGGATGAGGTGGCTCCATCAGCAGATCTATCCAGAATCTGCTCCCCTCATGGCCTCTTCCCTGCATCGGTCCCTACACTCCATTCCTGGGTGGTGGCAGCACCCCTAACTGGCTTCCCTGCCTCTCCCCGACATGCAGTTAGATGGGATTCAACCCCTGAGGCCCCCGTGACCTCAATCATATCCCCTGGGCCCTGTTTCTTCACCTCTGACCCCATGAGTGGCCTCCGTTGGGCCAGGCCCATGTTGAGCTTGGGGTTCTCTGTGCggtcctttccctcccttcttccaggGGCTGCCTCAGTGAGGTTTTCCCAGGCTGGCCCACCTCAAGTTGGAAGCCTCACATCTATGTCCACTGTCCTCAGCCCTGACTGACACCGAACACCTTTCTTTACTACTTGTGGATCTGTGTGGCTGTCTGTCCTTCTCAACCCACTAGGCTTGTggttccaggagggcagggaaagAACATGTCGATCATTCTGCATTCCTGCCTCTCAGGCAAGGGGCCCCTGGGGTCAGCTGCCCGCCCAGCTCACCACTATGCTCTTTGGCACGTTGATATGGTCCCATCCAGGCTGATGTGGACGATGCAGGGGTCACCCACCTGCTTTCTGTAGAACTGCAGGGGACCCGAGGCTCTGTGGGCACTCAGAGAGGCCCCCGGGCTGCGGGTGGTCTGAGATGAAGGTCGGATCACCAATCTGTGGGAGGATGGTGAGAGCAGGGTCAACCCCAGAGCCTGTGGGACACTTTTGGCTGAAGACGAGCTTTAGGGGGTTTGAGAACCTGTTTCCAAGTCAGGACTCCTAACCCCCTTTGGGGGTGTGGAGAGGGGAAGGCCTGCACTGGAAAGGGGCCCAGAAGACAGACCTTCAGGGAGAAAAATGGGCAGGCACCTGCTTCTCCTGGGCATCAGGGCATTTGGAGATGAGGCCCACACTCATTTCCATGTCAGACTTGGAGGCATTGGCCTCACGTCCGTGGAGTGAGACAGCTGTGACTCCACTGCTGCAGTCATGCACAAGCTGGAGCTGGACACTGGGCAGGGAGGCACCGCTGCAGCTGGGCTCAGCGTTGAGTTCCTGGGGGCTGGATAGAAAGGCGCCTTAGCTGGGGCCAATCCCAGGGACCCATCCACTCCCTCCTGTGGCTACTGCCCTTGGCGTTCTGGCCACCCTGCCAAGGGCTCCTGCAGGCC
This genomic stretch from Tamandua tetradactyla isolate mTamTet1 chromosome 12, mTamTet1.pri, whole genome shotgun sequence harbors:
- the LOC143651234 gene encoding ral guanine nucleotide dissociation stimulator-like; the encoded protein is MDSQEEYKVILRIKHLQAGCIYIYFQPMEEFRAWFGAVEQLSASECFHLSCERERLALSASNILDAPNLPDVGKPRSTGPQELNAEPSCSGASLPSVQLQLVHDCSSGVTAVSLHGREANASKSDMEMSVGLISKCPDAQEKQIGDPTFISDHPQPGGLSECPQSLGSPAVLQKAGG